A single Leptolyngbya sp. FACHB-261 DNA region contains:
- a CDS encoding BMP family ABC transporter substrate-binding protein, with amino-acid sequence MKSSFIEGMSAIAVLSQMLKHRFWQVAVLGLFVGACSGPTSTGAPATDAGTPAAQATAASSSEYKVGMVLVGPTKDGGWNQAHFEATQYVMEKDPGIKFEYVDKVNPADRPNVKGSQVADDLIAKGAKFIIFNSDDFKDDALETAKKHPDVTVIHASGDYAWKEGQNYKNQPNLGNIMGRMEFGKMMAGCAAALGSQTGKIGYVGPLINDETRRYTSAAYLGARYCWDKYSGKKPEDLNFKVTWIGFWFNIPGVTLDPTKVANDYYNSGYDVVMSGIDTPEVAVEGKKAADAGRPVKFVHYDLRTGCNLAPDICLGVPYYSWGPPYIEAINKAKAGQYQSEFVWLGPDWKNINNAETSMIGFEPGKALGAKKAQLDEFVQGLGNGSINPYKGPLKFQDGTEFIKAGETATEQQIWYMPQLLAGMEGPSK; translated from the coding sequence GTGAAGTCTAGTTTTATTGAAGGCATGAGTGCTATCGCTGTTCTTTCGCAAATGCTGAAACACCGTTTCTGGCAGGTCGCAGTGCTGGGGCTTTTTGTGGGAGCCTGTAGCGGCCCTACCTCGACTGGAGCACCTGCAACTGATGCCGGTACCCCTGCGGCTCAGGCAACGGCTGCCAGCTCCTCCGAATATAAGGTTGGTATGGTACTAGTGGGTCCAACCAAAGATGGGGGTTGGAATCAGGCGCACTTCGAGGCGACCCAGTATGTCATGGAGAAAGATCCTGGCATCAAATTTGAGTATGTCGATAAGGTGAACCCTGCCGACCGACCCAATGTGAAGGGCTCCCAAGTTGCGGATGATCTGATTGCCAAAGGTGCTAAATTCATTATTTTCAATTCAGATGACTTCAAGGATGACGCCCTAGAAACGGCGAAGAAGCATCCTGATGTGACCGTGATTCATGCCTCCGGTGACTACGCTTGGAAAGAAGGCCAGAACTACAAAAATCAGCCGAATCTAGGCAACATCATGGGCCGCATGGAATTCGGCAAAATGATGGCGGGTTGTGCAGCGGCTTTAGGCTCACAAACCGGCAAAATTGGCTACGTCGGTCCCCTGATTAATGACGAAACCCGACGCTATACCTCTGCTGCTTATTTAGGCGCACGCTATTGCTGGGACAAGTACAGCGGCAAAAAACCTGAGGATCTAAACTTCAAGGTCACCTGGATTGGCTTTTGGTTTAACATTCCGGGTGTAACCCTAGACCCCACCAAAGTGGCCAATGACTACTACAACAGTGGCTACGACGTAGTGATGTCCGGTATCGACACACCTGAGGTGGCGGTAGAGGGCAAAAAAGCGGCGGATGCCGGTAGGCCGGTTAAGTTTGTCCACTACGATTTGAGGACGGGTTGCAATCTGGCTCCCGACATCTGTTTGGGTGTGCCGTACTATAGCTGGGGCCCCCCCTATATTGAGGCGATCAATAAGGCCAAAGCAGGCCAATACCAGAGTGAATTTGTCTGGTTGGGTCCTGATTGGAAGAACATCAATAACGCTGAGACCTCAATGATTGGCTTCGAGCCAGGCAAGGCACTTGGGGCTAAAAAGGCACAGCTAGATGAATTCGTCCAGGGACTGGGGAATGGCAGTATCAACCCCTATAAAGGCCCCCTCAAGTTCCAGGACGGCACCGAATTTATTAAGGCGGGTGAAACTGCTACCGAGCAGCAAATCTGGTACATGCCTCAGCTGCTGGCGGGCATGGAGGGACCTAGTAAGTAA
- a CDS encoding NAD(P)H-quinone oxidoreductase subunit 3: MVLSGYDYFLVFLLICSLVPGTALLASKLLRPNRSGPIRRTTYESGMEPVGGSWIQFNIRYYMFALAFVVFDVETVFLYPWAVAFSQLGLLAFIEALIFIAILVIGLVYAWRKGALEWS, from the coding sequence GTTACGACTACTTCCTTGTGTTCTTGCTGATCTGTAGCCTAGTCCCTGGCACAGCACTGCTAGCCTCCAAACTGCTACGGCCCAACCGGAGTGGCCCAATCCGACGAACCACTTATGAATCGGGTATGGAGCCTGTCGGTGGTAGCTGGATTCAGTTCAATATCCGGTACTACATGTTCGCTCTAGCGTTTGTAGTCTTCGATGTGGAGACTGTGTTTCTTTATCCTTGGGCGGTGGCTTTCAGCCAGCTTGGGCTGCTCGCCTTCATTGAAGCCCTGATTTTTATTGCGATTCTGGTCATTGGCCTAGTGTATGCCTGGCGTAAGGGAGCACTGGAGTGGTCATGA
- a CDS encoding NAD(P)H-quinone oxidoreductase subunit J: MADEPQTPAPEGANPEETGIVEAGPISKWLTSQGFEHEFLGPDHRGVEMLKVDRDYLIPFSTALYAYGFNYLIFQCGYDAGPGDSLVSVYHLTKLSDNADRPEEVRVKVFLPREDPRCPSVYWIWKSADFQERETFDLFGIVYEGHPHLKRILMPEDWVGWPLRKDYITPDFYELQDAH, encoded by the coding sequence ATGGCGGATGAACCCCAAACGCCAGCACCTGAAGGAGCTAACCCGGAGGAGACTGGCATTGTTGAAGCAGGTCCCATTTCTAAATGGTTGACCTCTCAAGGCTTCGAGCATGAGTTTCTAGGTCCTGACCACCGGGGTGTGGAAATGCTCAAGGTGGACCGGGATTACTTGATTCCCTTCAGCACTGCTCTCTATGCCTATGGCTTCAATTACCTGATTTTCCAGTGTGGTTATGATGCTGGGCCTGGTGATTCGCTGGTCAGTGTCTACCACTTGACTAAGCTCTCCGATAACGCCGACCGACCGGAAGAAGTGCGGGTTAAGGTTTTCCTGCCCCGCGAAGATCCCCGCTGCCCTTCGGTGTACTGGATTTGGAAGAGCGCCGACTTTCAGGAACGCGAAACTTTCGACTTGTTCGGCATTGTCTATGAAGGTCATCCCCATCTCAAGCGCATTTTGATGCCAGAAGATTGGGTGGGCTGGCCGTTGCGCAAAGACTACATCACCCCTGATTTCTACGAACTACAAGATGCTCACTAA